In the Gasterosteus aculeatus chromosome X, fGasAcu3.hap1.1, whole genome shotgun sequence genome, one interval contains:
- the LOC120809816 gene encoding phagosome assembly factor 1 isoform X1, with amino-acid sequence MLDLEVVPERSLGNEQWEFALGMPLAQAIAILQKHCRIIKNVQVLYSEQTPLSHDLILNLTQDGIKLLFDATNQRLKVIEVYDLSKVKLKYCGVHFNSQAIAPTIEQIDQSFGATHPGVYNAAEQLFHLNFRGLSFSFQLDSWNEAPKYEIPHGAMVKRMHIYTGNNLQETRAPAMPLACFLGNIFAESVDVLRDAAGPLGLKLRLLTAGCGPGVMADSKVRSLERSISFGDSCQDVLGALGSPHKVFYKSEDKMKIHSPSPHKQVPSKCNDYFFNYFTLGVDILFDSATHLVKKFVLHTNYPGHYNFNIYHRCDFKIPLVIKKEGADSQTEDCLLTTNSKWDQIQELLGHPMEKPVVLHRSSSANNTNPFGSTFCFGLQRMIFEVMQNNHIASVTLYGAHRTSSQTRPESSSSSH; translated from the exons ATGCTGGACCTTGAGGTGGTGCCGGAGAGATCACTGGGAAATGAGCAATGGGAATTCGCCTTAG GGATGCCGTTGGCCCAGGCCATCGCTATTCTGCAGAAACACTGCCGCATCATCAAAAATGTGCAGGTGCTATACAGTGAACAG ACACCACTCAGCCATGACCTCATACTGAACCTGACTCAGGATGGGATCAAACTGCTCTTTGATGCCACCAATCAGAGACTCAAG GTGATTGAAGTGTACGACCTGAGCAAGGTCAagttgaaatactg tgGAGTCCATTTCAACTCTCAGGCCATTGCCCCCACAATAGAGCAAATAGACCAGTCATTTGGAGCCACGCACCCCGGAG TTTACAACGCTGCAGAACAGCTGTTCCATCTCAACTTTCGAGGCCTGTCCTTTTCCTTTCAACTGGACTCATGGAATGAAGCTCCAAAATACGAG ATTCCACATGGCGCCATGGTCAAGAGGATGCACATCTACACCGGCAACAACCTGCAGGAAACAAG GGCTCCCGCGATGCCGTTGGCTTGTTTCCTGGGTAACATCTTTGCAGAAAGCGTTGATGTCCTGAGAGACGCTGCAGGGCCTCTGGGGCTTAAACTCCGACTTCTCACCGCAG GTTGTGGTCCTGGTGTGATGGCTGATTCAAAAGTGAGATCCCTAGAAAGGAGCATCTCCTTTGGGGATTCGTGTCAGGATGTACTGGGTGCTCTGGGCTCGCCGCATAAAGTCTTCTACAAGTCCGAGGACAAG ATGAAGATCCACTCTCCGTCACCTCACAAGCAGGTCCCTTCAAAATGTAACGACTACTTCTTCAACTACTTCACCCTTGGAGTG gATATCCTGTTTGACTCTGCGACTCACCTGGTTAAGAAGTTTGTTCTACACACCAACTACCCCGGCCATTACAACTTCAATAT ATATCATCGATGTGACTTTAAGATTCCACTCGTCATTAAGAAAG AAGGAGCCGATTCTCAGACGGAGGACTGCCTGCTAACAACCAACAGCAAG TGGGATCAGATTCAGGAGCTGCTCGGTCACCCGATGGAAAAACCCGTCGTGCTCCACAG GTCCTCATCAGCAAATAACACCAACCCGTTCGGCTCTACGTTCTGCTTTGGACTGCAGAGGATGATCTTTGAG GTGATGCAGAATAACCACATAGCATCCGTGACCCTTTATGGGGCTCATCGGACCTCAAGTCAAACCCGACCCGAGTCCAGCAGCAGTTCCCACTGA
- the LOC120809816 gene encoding phagosome assembly factor 1 isoform X2, with protein MLDLEVVPERSLGNEQWEFALGMPLAQAIAILQKHCRIIKNVQVLYSEQTPLSHDLILNLTQDGIKLLFDATNQRLKVIEVYDLSKVKLKYCGVHFNSQAIAPTIEQIDQSFGATHPGVYNAAEQLFHLNFRGLSFSFQLDSWNEAPKYEIPHGAMVKRMHIYTGNNLQETRAPAMPLACFLGNIFAESVDVLRDAAGPLGLKLRLLTAGCGPGVMADSKVRSLERSISFGDSCQDVLGALGSPHKVFYKSEDKMKIHSPSPHKQVPSKCNDYFFNYFTLGVDILFDSATHLVKKFVLHTNYPGHYNFNIYHRCDFKIPLVIKKGADSQTEDCLLTTNSKWDQIQELLGHPMEKPVVLHRSSSANNTNPFGSTFCFGLQRMIFEVMQNNHIASVTLYGAHRTSSQTRPESSSSSH; from the exons ATGCTGGACCTTGAGGTGGTGCCGGAGAGATCACTGGGAAATGAGCAATGGGAATTCGCCTTAG GGATGCCGTTGGCCCAGGCCATCGCTATTCTGCAGAAACACTGCCGCATCATCAAAAATGTGCAGGTGCTATACAGTGAACAG ACACCACTCAGCCATGACCTCATACTGAACCTGACTCAGGATGGGATCAAACTGCTCTTTGATGCCACCAATCAGAGACTCAAG GTGATTGAAGTGTACGACCTGAGCAAGGTCAagttgaaatactg tgGAGTCCATTTCAACTCTCAGGCCATTGCCCCCACAATAGAGCAAATAGACCAGTCATTTGGAGCCACGCACCCCGGAG TTTACAACGCTGCAGAACAGCTGTTCCATCTCAACTTTCGAGGCCTGTCCTTTTCCTTTCAACTGGACTCATGGAATGAAGCTCCAAAATACGAG ATTCCACATGGCGCCATGGTCAAGAGGATGCACATCTACACCGGCAACAACCTGCAGGAAACAAG GGCTCCCGCGATGCCGTTGGCTTGTTTCCTGGGTAACATCTTTGCAGAAAGCGTTGATGTCCTGAGAGACGCTGCAGGGCCTCTGGGGCTTAAACTCCGACTTCTCACCGCAG GTTGTGGTCCTGGTGTGATGGCTGATTCAAAAGTGAGATCCCTAGAAAGGAGCATCTCCTTTGGGGATTCGTGTCAGGATGTACTGGGTGCTCTGGGCTCGCCGCATAAAGTCTTCTACAAGTCCGAGGACAAG ATGAAGATCCACTCTCCGTCACCTCACAAGCAGGTCCCTTCAAAATGTAACGACTACTTCTTCAACTACTTCACCCTTGGAGTG gATATCCTGTTTGACTCTGCGACTCACCTGGTTAAGAAGTTTGTTCTACACACCAACTACCCCGGCCATTACAACTTCAATAT ATATCATCGATGTGACTTTAAGATTCCACTCGTCATTAAGAAAG GAGCCGATTCTCAGACGGAGGACTGCCTGCTAACAACCAACAGCAAG TGGGATCAGATTCAGGAGCTGCTCGGTCACCCGATGGAAAAACCCGTCGTGCTCCACAG GTCCTCATCAGCAAATAACACCAACCCGTTCGGCTCTACGTTCTGCTTTGGACTGCAGAGGATGATCTTTGAG GTGATGCAGAATAACCACATAGCATCCGTGACCCTTTATGGGGCTCATCGGACCTCAAGTCAAACCCGACCCGAGTCCAGCAGCAGTTCCCACTGA